A region from the Coriobacteriia bacterium genome encodes:
- a CDS encoding cytochrome c biogenesis protein CcdA — protein MGAGVGLAAAFAAGIVSFLSPCVLPLVPGYLSVVTGVSLSELKSGQRRTWSVLAPSLLFVSGFAVVFIALGASASVLGAFLAPYREGLTRSAGVLVFAMGFLMLGVVKIPRLYGEARFDMARARTFGRGASLLMGMAFGFGWTPCVGPILASILTLAGSSADVGRGAALLAAYSSGLGLPFIGVALLFGRVEPVLRWLSAHASTVNRVAGTLLMVVGVLIFTDTFRLLSAWLLRAAPFLAMG, from the coding sequence ATGGGTGCCGGGGTGGGTCTCGCTGCCGCGTTCGCCGCGGGCATCGTGTCGTTCCTGTCACCGTGCGTGCTCCCCCTCGTCCCGGGCTACCTGTCGGTCGTCACCGGCGTGAGCCTGTCTGAGTTGAAGAGCGGCCAGCGCCGAACCTGGAGCGTGCTCGCGCCCAGCTTGCTGTTCGTGTCCGGTTTCGCCGTCGTCTTCATCGCCCTGGGGGCCTCCGCCTCGGTCCTGGGCGCCTTCCTGGCTCCTTACCGCGAGGGACTGACGCGATCGGCGGGCGTTCTCGTGTTCGCGATGGGCTTCCTCATGCTCGGGGTGGTGAAGATCCCTCGGCTGTACGGAGAGGCCCGGTTCGACATGGCGCGCGCGCGCACGTTCGGCCGCGGCGCGTCGCTGTTGATGGGGATGGCCTTCGGCTTCGGCTGGACGCCGTGCGTCGGTCCGATCCTCGCCTCGATCCTCACGCTCGCCGGCTCCTCGGCCGACGTCGGACGGGGAGCGGCATTGCTCGCGGCGTACTCTTCGGGTCTCGGCTTGCCCTTCATCGGCGTCGCCCTGCTGTTCGGCAGGGTGGAGCCGGTCCTGCGGTGGCTGTCGGCACACGCGTCGACGGTCAACCGGGTCGCCGGCACCCTTCTGATGGTGGTCGGCGTCCTGATCTTCACGGACACGTTCCGGCTGCTCTCCGCGTGGCTCCTGCGAGCGGCCCCCTTCCTCGCCATGGGATGA